In a single window of the Rhopalosiphum padi isolate XX-2018 chromosome 1, ASM2088224v1, whole genome shotgun sequence genome:
- the LOC132932030 gene encoding JNK-interacting protein 3 isoform X4 produces the protein MAQEVVYGTQDDTHVVMSEKVQSLAGSIYQEFEKMISKYDEEVVKNLMPLVVNVLECLDLSHTENQEHEVEVELLREDNEQLVTQYEREKQLRKSAEQKLLEMEDYIEDEKKDYQSKIESLESIVRMLELKSKNASDHVYRLEEKEQDMKQEYTKLHERYTELFKTHMDHIERTKILMGSGDRMDNPRSMRMPFMSMAHMNRSSGPVSFGFSSLESPSTLKSIDGSNEYPLVISNSPPGSMHSNSSLKNELQTQDLETSEAESRLRVDQISERGWSETLNSISKADDSSPDEVPEIVEEIEAIPKNSVTSLSGRSHTQREQRPATNVLYQEFSFQDNEVQVELEEVPEITGNWVHPGDYASSVNDNFFGMGKEVENLIKENTELLATKNALNIVKDDLIIKVDELTSEQHILREELKALQTLNVRLAQKASEVEEELKKTKQELEQLKLNKSDSDEEKSYAERKRFTRVEMARVILERNKFKEQLMDLEESLRWQETVRAIRLEPNEKKKQGVWRLFSNLFGSSVKPNDTGLGSGDSGGGVVTRPRSIHYDPSSHQVGPSSIMKRRSMIEGGRYSRYEDDMFSDKSKRSDRRVHFGRIRTHIPREESWLQAYGWSMPADPSNGRPLLSMPHQSNSPSTNYPVPVLVNCCSPLADTEPGMKMWCATGVNLSGGVTKDGGEIVGASVFYNNNNNNNMEEPISKNSEFQTTIDESLEMKKLDEELKENSRSNVESELVLSSLIWICTTTNNNTKVVIIDANKPDIVLETFHISCQAHIGCIASVPGALENDYVDNDVINCEPEQTEEVTEEDKQLPKDKKSDVEIGKIMFVSCAAGSEETYLDDSHKADEILSDINSDKVDDEDSISDSVQADNNSCEIPRRPSLLKEGIIKDGISDPLNENGIAKEDLDNMSSVLPTIWLGFENGCIFVHSAKSQWRRCLHSVKLKDAVLSIIYVDGRVLCALANGTVVVFRRDDEGRWDLSKYHSVTLGPPQNAARCLVSVNSKRVWCGYKNKVHIIHPRSLVVIHTLEAHPHKESKVRTMVWVGDGVWVSIRLDSTIRLYHAYNYNHLQDVDVQPFIIKMLGSDKPQLSCIRITAMLVASNRLWIGTGIGVVISVPLLDKGLLGFPINKEVKVYSEPKTQEITPSSFIPYCSMAHAQLSVHGFRDSVKFFVSVPGSGGFSAASAIQQDEPIVESVPDAEHLTSTLIIAGGEGYIDFRSDEQGDGDYFDRTEKNQLFLWGVHSEAKNKARLDVNSLNNTI, from the exons ATGGCTCAAGAAGTAGTGTACGGGACTCAAGACGACACCCATGTCGTTATGTCTGAGAAAGTACAATCACTAGCTGGTAGTATTTATCAggaatttgaaaaaatgataTCCAAATACGATGAAGAAGTTGTGAAAAATTTGATGCCATTGGTTGTTAACGTTTTGGAGTGCTTAGACCTTTCTCATACAGAAAATCAAGAACATGAGGTAGAAGTTGAGCTATTACGAGAAGATAATGAACAATTAGTTACTCAGTATGAGAGAGAAAAACAACTACGGAAATCTGCAGAACAG AAACTTCTGGAAATGGAAGATTATATTGAAGATGAGAAAAAAGATTATCAAAGTAAAATAGAGAGTTTAGAATCAATTGTTAGAATGTtagaattaaaatcaaaaaatgcttCAGATCATG tttatagatTGGAAGAAAAAGAACAAGATATGAAACAAGAGTACACAAAACTGCATGAACGATACacagaattatttaaaactcaCATGGATCACATTGAACGTACAAAAATTTTAATGGGTTCTGGTGATCGAATGGATAATCCTAGAAGTATGCGAATGCCTTTTATGAGCATGGCCCATATGAATcg atCTTCTGGACCAGTTTCATTTGGGTTTAGTTCCCTTGAAAGTCCATCTACACTGAAGTCTATTGATGGATCCAATGAATATCCATTAGTTATATCTAATTCTCCTCCAGGCAGTATGCATTCCAATTCTAGCCTGAAAAATGAATTACAAACCcaa GATCTTGAAACTTCTGAGGCAGAATCACGTTTACGTGTTGATCAAATATCTGAACGAGGTTGGTCTGAAACTTTAAATTCTATTAGCAAAGCTGATGACAGTAGTCCAGACGAAGTTCCAGAAATTGTAGAAGAAATAGAAGCAATTCCTAAAAATTCTGTCACATCACTTAGTGGGCGTAGTCATACACAAAG agAACAAAGACCTGCTACTAATGTTTTATATCAAGAATTCAGCTTTCAAGATAATGAAGTGCAAGTAGAATTAGAAGAAGTGCCAGAAATTActg gAAATTGGGTACATCCCGGAGATTATGCTTCATCTG TTAATGATAACTTTTTCG GTATGGGAAAGGAAGTTGAGAATCTCATTAAAGAAAATACTGAACTATTGGCTACAAAAAATGCTCTCAACATTGTTAaagatgatttaattattaaagttgatGAACTTacaag tgAGCAACACATTTTGCGCGAAGAGTTAAAAGCTTTGCAAACACTAAATGTTCGTTTGGCTCAGAAAGCATCTGAAGTTGAGGaagagttaaaaaaaacaaaacaagaaTTAGAACAGCTGAAATTGAACAAATCTGATTCTgat gAAGAAAAATCATATGCAGAACGTAAAAGATTTACCCGTGTTGAAATGGCTAGAGTTATTTTAGAACGAAATAAATTCAAAGAACAACTAATGGATTTAGAAGAATCACTTCGTTGGCAAGAAACTGTCCGGGCCATTCGATTGGAGccaaatgagaaaaaaaaacaggGTGTGTGGAGACT TTTCAGCAACTTATTTGGAAGTAGTGTCAAACCAAACGACACTGGACTTGGAAGTGGAGATAGCGGAGGAGGCGTAGTTACGCGTCCAAGATCAATACATTATGATCCATCATCTCATCAAGTTGGTCCCTCTAGCATAATGAAAAGACGTAGTATGATAGAAGGAGGAAGATATAGTAGATATGAAGATGAcat gttTAGTGACAAATCTAAGCGTTCTGATCGACGCGTGCATTTTGGCAGAATACGTACTCATATTCCTAGAGAAGAAAGTTGGTTACAAGCTTATGGTTGGAGTATGCCAGCTGATCCTTCAAATGGAAGACCCCTTTTAAGTATGCCACATCAATCTAATAGTCCAAGTACAAACTATCCTGTACCGGTTCTAGTAAACTGTTGTTCACCACTTGCTGATACTGAACCTGGAATGAag ATGTGGTGCGCTACAGGAGTTAATCTTAGTGGAGGTGTTACCAAAGATGGTGGTGAAATTGTTGGGGCTagtgtattttacaataataataataataataatatggaagaACCCATTAGTAAAAACTCAGAATTTCAAACTACAATTGATGAAAGCttagaaatgaaaaaattaGATGAAgagttaaaa GAAAATAGTAGATCAAACGTTGAATCAGAACTAGTTCTATCGTCACTTATTTGGATATGTActacaactaataataatactaaagtaGTTATTATTGATGCCAATAAACCTGATATTGTATTAGAGACATTTCATATTTCCTGCCAAGCTCATATTGGTTGTATTGCTTCAGTAccag gggCTTTAGAAAATGATTATGTGGATAATGATGTTATAAATTGTGAGCCTGAACAAACTGAAGAAGTTACTGAAGAAGACAAGCAATTAccaaaagataaaaaatcaGATGTTGAAATCGGCAAAATTATGTTTGTTAGTTGTGCAGCTGGTAGTGAAGAAACTTATTTAGATGATAGTCATAAAGCAGATGAAATATTAAGTGACATCAACTCTGATAAGGTTGATGATg AAGATAGCATATCAGATTCTGTTCAAGCAGATAATAATAGCTGTGAAATACCAAGAAGACCTAGCCTATTGAAAGAAGGTATCATAAAGGATGGAATATCTGACCCTCTGAATG AAAACGGAATAGCAAAAGAAGATCTAGATAATATGTCAAGTGTCTTACCTACTATCTGGTTAGGATTTGAAAATGGTTGTATATTTGTACATTCTGCTAAGTCACAGTGGAGGCGATGTTTACACTcagtaaaattaaaagatgCTGTGTTGAGTATCAT ctatGTTGATGGTCGTGTTTTATGTGCTTTGGCTAATGGAACAGTAGTTGTATTTCGGCGTGATGATGAAGGTCGATGGGATTTAAGCAAATATCATAGTGTGACATTAGGACCGCCTCAAAATGCAGCTCGATGCCTAGTATCAGTAAATAGCAAACGAGTTTGGTGTGGTTATAAAAACAAAGTACACATTATTCATCCACGTTCATTAGttgttatt cataCATTAGAAGCACATCCTCATAAAGAAAGTAAAGTTCGCACCATGGTTTGGGTAGGAGACGGCGTTTGGGTATCCATAAGACTTGACTCAACAATAAGACTTTATcatgcatataattataatcatttacaaGATGTTGATGTACAaccatttattatcaaaatgctAG GATCCGATAAACCACAACTATCGTGTATTAGGATAACAGCAATGCTAGTTGCTTCTAACAGGCTATGGATTGGAACTGGAATTGGTGTAGTTATATCTGTCCCTCTTTTAGAta AAGGTCTCTTAGGATTTCCAATTAATAAAGAAGTGAAAGTATATTCTGAACCAAAAACTCAAGAGATAACACCAAGTAGTTTCATACCATATTGCTCAATGGCCCACGCTCAACTATCAGTACACGGATTTAGAGATTCAGTCAAGTTTTTTGTATCTGTACCag gaTCTGGAGGTTTTTCTGCTGCATCTGCCATTCAACAAGACGAACCAATTGTTGAAAGTGTCCCTGATGCCGAACATTTGACATCCACATTGATTATTGCTGGTGGTGAAGGTTATATAGACTTTAGATCTG
- the LOC132932030 gene encoding JNK-interacting protein 3 isoform X6, which produces MAQEVVYGTQDDTHVVMSEKVQSLAGSIYQEFEKMISKYDEEVVKNLMPLVVNVLECLDLSHTENQEHEVEVELLREDNEQLVTQYEREKQLRKSAEQKLLEMEDYIEDEKKDYQSKIESLESIVRMLELKSKNASDHVYRLEEKEQDMKQEYTKLHERYTELFKTHMDHIERTKILMGSGDRMDNPRSMRMPFMSMAHMNRSSGPVSFGFSSLESPSTLKSIDGSNEYPLVISNSPPGSMHSNSSLKNELQTQDLETSEAESRLRVDQISERGWSETLNSISKADDSSPDEVPEIVEEIEAIPKNSVTSLSGRSHTQREQRPATNVLYQEFSFQDNEVQVELEEVPEITGNWVHPGDYASSGMGKEVENLIKENTELLATKNALNIVKDDLIIKVDELTSEQHILREELKALQTLNVRLAQKASEVEEELKKTKQELEQLKLNKSDSDEEKSYAERKRFTRVEMARVILERNKFKEQLMDLEESLRWQETVRAIRLEPNEKKKQGVWRLFSNLFGSSVKPNDTGLGSGDSGGGVVTRPRSIHYDPSSHQVGPSSIMKRRSMIEGGRYSRYEDDMFSDKSKRSDRRVHFGRIRTHIPREESWLQAYGWSMPADPSNGRPLLSMPHQSNSPSTNYPVPVLVNCCSPLADTEPGMKMWCATGVNLSGGVTKDGGEIVGASVFYNNNNNNNMEEPISKNSEFQTTIDESLEMKKLDEELKENSRSNVESELVLSSLIWICTTTNNNTKVVIIDANKPDIVLETFHISCQAHIGCIASVPGALENDYVDNDVINCEPEQTEEVTEEDKQLPKDKKSDVEIGKIMFVSCAAGSEETYLDDSHKADEILSDINSDKVDDEDSISDSVQADNNSCEIPRRPSLLKEGIIKDGISDPLNENGIAKEDLDNMSSVLPTIWLGFENGCIFVHSAKSQWRRCLHSVKLKDAVLSIIYVDGRVLCALANGTVVVFRRDDEGRWDLSKYHSVTLGPPQNAARCLVSVNSKRVWCGYKNKVHIIHPRSLVVIHTLEAHPHKESKVRTMVWVGDGVWVSIRLDSTIRLYHAYNYNHLQDVDVQPFIIKMLGSDKPQLSCIRITAMLVASNRLWIGTGIGVVISVPLLDKGLLGFPINKEVKVYSEPKTQEITPSSFIPYCSMAHAQLSVHGFRDSVKFFVSVPGSGGFSAASAIQQDEPIVESVPDAEHLTSTLIIAGGEGYIDFRSDEQGDGDYFDRTEKNQLFLWGVHSEAKNKARLDVNSLNNTI; this is translated from the exons ATGGCTCAAGAAGTAGTGTACGGGACTCAAGACGACACCCATGTCGTTATGTCTGAGAAAGTACAATCACTAGCTGGTAGTATTTATCAggaatttgaaaaaatgataTCCAAATACGATGAAGAAGTTGTGAAAAATTTGATGCCATTGGTTGTTAACGTTTTGGAGTGCTTAGACCTTTCTCATACAGAAAATCAAGAACATGAGGTAGAAGTTGAGCTATTACGAGAAGATAATGAACAATTAGTTACTCAGTATGAGAGAGAAAAACAACTACGGAAATCTGCAGAACAG AAACTTCTGGAAATGGAAGATTATATTGAAGATGAGAAAAAAGATTATCAAAGTAAAATAGAGAGTTTAGAATCAATTGTTAGAATGTtagaattaaaatcaaaaaatgcttCAGATCATG tttatagatTGGAAGAAAAAGAACAAGATATGAAACAAGAGTACACAAAACTGCATGAACGATACacagaattatttaaaactcaCATGGATCACATTGAACGTACAAAAATTTTAATGGGTTCTGGTGATCGAATGGATAATCCTAGAAGTATGCGAATGCCTTTTATGAGCATGGCCCATATGAATcg atCTTCTGGACCAGTTTCATTTGGGTTTAGTTCCCTTGAAAGTCCATCTACACTGAAGTCTATTGATGGATCCAATGAATATCCATTAGTTATATCTAATTCTCCTCCAGGCAGTATGCATTCCAATTCTAGCCTGAAAAATGAATTACAAACCcaa GATCTTGAAACTTCTGAGGCAGAATCACGTTTACGTGTTGATCAAATATCTGAACGAGGTTGGTCTGAAACTTTAAATTCTATTAGCAAAGCTGATGACAGTAGTCCAGACGAAGTTCCAGAAATTGTAGAAGAAATAGAAGCAATTCCTAAAAATTCTGTCACATCACTTAGTGGGCGTAGTCATACACAAAG agAACAAAGACCTGCTACTAATGTTTTATATCAAGAATTCAGCTTTCAAGATAATGAAGTGCAAGTAGAATTAGAAGAAGTGCCAGAAATTActg gAAATTGGGTACATCCCGGAGATTATGCTTCATCTG GTATGGGAAAGGAAGTTGAGAATCTCATTAAAGAAAATACTGAACTATTGGCTACAAAAAATGCTCTCAACATTGTTAaagatgatttaattattaaagttgatGAACTTacaag tgAGCAACACATTTTGCGCGAAGAGTTAAAAGCTTTGCAAACACTAAATGTTCGTTTGGCTCAGAAAGCATCTGAAGTTGAGGaagagttaaaaaaaacaaaacaagaaTTAGAACAGCTGAAATTGAACAAATCTGATTCTgat gAAGAAAAATCATATGCAGAACGTAAAAGATTTACCCGTGTTGAAATGGCTAGAGTTATTTTAGAACGAAATAAATTCAAAGAACAACTAATGGATTTAGAAGAATCACTTCGTTGGCAAGAAACTGTCCGGGCCATTCGATTGGAGccaaatgagaaaaaaaaacaggGTGTGTGGAGACT TTTCAGCAACTTATTTGGAAGTAGTGTCAAACCAAACGACACTGGACTTGGAAGTGGAGATAGCGGAGGAGGCGTAGTTACGCGTCCAAGATCAATACATTATGATCCATCATCTCATCAAGTTGGTCCCTCTAGCATAATGAAAAGACGTAGTATGATAGAAGGAGGAAGATATAGTAGATATGAAGATGAcat gttTAGTGACAAATCTAAGCGTTCTGATCGACGCGTGCATTTTGGCAGAATACGTACTCATATTCCTAGAGAAGAAAGTTGGTTACAAGCTTATGGTTGGAGTATGCCAGCTGATCCTTCAAATGGAAGACCCCTTTTAAGTATGCCACATCAATCTAATAGTCCAAGTACAAACTATCCTGTACCGGTTCTAGTAAACTGTTGTTCACCACTTGCTGATACTGAACCTGGAATGAag ATGTGGTGCGCTACAGGAGTTAATCTTAGTGGAGGTGTTACCAAAGATGGTGGTGAAATTGTTGGGGCTagtgtattttacaataataataataataataatatggaagaACCCATTAGTAAAAACTCAGAATTTCAAACTACAATTGATGAAAGCttagaaatgaaaaaattaGATGAAgagttaaaa GAAAATAGTAGATCAAACGTTGAATCAGAACTAGTTCTATCGTCACTTATTTGGATATGTActacaactaataataatactaaagtaGTTATTATTGATGCCAATAAACCTGATATTGTATTAGAGACATTTCATATTTCCTGCCAAGCTCATATTGGTTGTATTGCTTCAGTAccag gggCTTTAGAAAATGATTATGTGGATAATGATGTTATAAATTGTGAGCCTGAACAAACTGAAGAAGTTACTGAAGAAGACAAGCAATTAccaaaagataaaaaatcaGATGTTGAAATCGGCAAAATTATGTTTGTTAGTTGTGCAGCTGGTAGTGAAGAAACTTATTTAGATGATAGTCATAAAGCAGATGAAATATTAAGTGACATCAACTCTGATAAGGTTGATGATg AAGATAGCATATCAGATTCTGTTCAAGCAGATAATAATAGCTGTGAAATACCAAGAAGACCTAGCCTATTGAAAGAAGGTATCATAAAGGATGGAATATCTGACCCTCTGAATG AAAACGGAATAGCAAAAGAAGATCTAGATAATATGTCAAGTGTCTTACCTACTATCTGGTTAGGATTTGAAAATGGTTGTATATTTGTACATTCTGCTAAGTCACAGTGGAGGCGATGTTTACACTcagtaaaattaaaagatgCTGTGTTGAGTATCAT ctatGTTGATGGTCGTGTTTTATGTGCTTTGGCTAATGGAACAGTAGTTGTATTTCGGCGTGATGATGAAGGTCGATGGGATTTAAGCAAATATCATAGTGTGACATTAGGACCGCCTCAAAATGCAGCTCGATGCCTAGTATCAGTAAATAGCAAACGAGTTTGGTGTGGTTATAAAAACAAAGTACACATTATTCATCCACGTTCATTAGttgttatt cataCATTAGAAGCACATCCTCATAAAGAAAGTAAAGTTCGCACCATGGTTTGGGTAGGAGACGGCGTTTGGGTATCCATAAGACTTGACTCAACAATAAGACTTTATcatgcatataattataatcatttacaaGATGTTGATGTACAaccatttattatcaaaatgctAG GATCCGATAAACCACAACTATCGTGTATTAGGATAACAGCAATGCTAGTTGCTTCTAACAGGCTATGGATTGGAACTGGAATTGGTGTAGTTATATCTGTCCCTCTTTTAGAta AAGGTCTCTTAGGATTTCCAATTAATAAAGAAGTGAAAGTATATTCTGAACCAAAAACTCAAGAGATAACACCAAGTAGTTTCATACCATATTGCTCAATGGCCCACGCTCAACTATCAGTACACGGATTTAGAGATTCAGTCAAGTTTTTTGTATCTGTACCag gaTCTGGAGGTTTTTCTGCTGCATCTGCCATTCAACAAGACGAACCAATTGTTGAAAGTGTCCCTGATGCCGAACATTTGACATCCACATTGATTATTGCTGGTGGTGAAGGTTATATAGACTTTAGATCTG